From Cellulomonas dongxiuzhuiae, the proteins below share one genomic window:
- a CDS encoding carbohydrate ABC transporter permease — MHDTRAFKTFRAAVIVVLATVTALPLYIMVTSSLKPLQDVRGAFSWWPSTVTFQPFIDMWTTVPLARYFVNSLVVSSAATIASLVIAIFASYAVSRYRFRGRSVFTTTVLSTQMFPGVLFLLPLFIIFVNIEQGTGFQFVGTRIGLVITYLTFSLPFSIWMLSGYLDNIPQELDEAARVDGCSPIGALLRVVLPAARPGVIAVAIYAFMTAWGEVLFASVMTTEANRTLAVGIRQYSTQTNVYWNEIMAASLVVSIPVVIGFLLLQRHFVAGLTAGAVK, encoded by the coding sequence GTGCATGACACCCGGGCCTTCAAGACGTTCCGCGCGGCGGTGATCGTCGTGCTCGCGACGGTCACCGCCCTGCCGCTCTACATCATGGTCACGTCGTCGCTGAAGCCGCTGCAGGACGTCCGCGGGGCGTTCTCGTGGTGGCCCAGCACCGTCACGTTCCAGCCGTTCATCGACATGTGGACCACCGTGCCGCTGGCGCGCTACTTCGTGAACAGCCTCGTCGTGTCGAGCGCGGCCACGATCGCGAGCCTCGTGATCGCGATCTTCGCGTCGTACGCCGTGTCCCGCTACCGGTTCCGCGGCCGGTCGGTGTTCACGACGACGGTCCTGTCGACGCAGATGTTCCCCGGCGTGCTGTTCCTGCTGCCGCTGTTCATCATCTTCGTCAACATCGAGCAGGGCACGGGCTTCCAGTTCGTCGGCACCCGCATCGGACTGGTCATCACGTACCTGACGTTCTCGCTGCCGTTCTCCATCTGGATGCTGTCGGGGTACCTCGACAACATCCCGCAGGAGCTCGACGAGGCCGCGCGGGTCGACGGCTGCTCCCCCATCGGCGCGCTGCTGCGCGTGGTGCTGCCCGCGGCGCGGCCGGGCGTGATCGCCGTGGCGATCTACGCGTTCATGACGGCCTGGGGCGAGGTGCTGTTCGCGTCGGTGATGACGACCGAGGCGAACCGCACGCTGGCCGTCGGCATCCGGCAGTACTCGACCCAGACCAACGTGTACTGGAACGAGATCATGGCGGCCTCGCTCGTCGTGAGCATCCCGGTCGTCATCGGGTTCCTGCTGCTGCAGCGGCACTTCGTCGCCGGGCTGACGGCCGGGGCGGTCAAGTGA
- a CDS encoding carbohydrate ABC transporter permease, whose amino-acid sequence MATTTSTAPPVPAASTASRRRTRKSGWWLPYALLAPAVLLEVFIHLVPMLTGIWMSFTQLTRFFIRDWTSAPFVGLRNYQVALDVDGAVGRALLSSFGITCAYTVLVVGISWSLGMAAAVALQRPFRSRALFRTLFLVPYALPVYAGIVTWNFMLQRDNGVINHLLVEDLGLMQDKPFWLIGGRAFASIVIVAIWRMWPFAFLMLTAGLQSVPDDVYEAAAMDGAHAFRSWWSITLPMLRPVNLVLVLVMFLWVFNDFNTPYVLFGTAQPAAGDLISFHIYNASFLTWNFGAGAAMSVLLLLFLLLVTGIYLITMNRRSRRA is encoded by the coding sequence GTGGCCACGACCACCTCCACCGCCCCGCCGGTGCCCGCCGCGAGCACCGCATCCCGCCGTCGCACCCGCAAGAGCGGGTGGTGGCTGCCGTACGCGCTGCTGGCACCGGCGGTGCTGCTCGAGGTGTTCATCCACCTGGTGCCGATGCTCACCGGCATCTGGATGAGCTTCACGCAGCTCACACGCTTCTTCATCCGGGACTGGACGTCAGCCCCGTTCGTGGGCCTGCGCAACTACCAGGTCGCGCTCGACGTCGACGGTGCCGTCGGGCGCGCCCTGCTCAGCTCCTTCGGGATCACGTGCGCGTACACGGTGCTCGTGGTGGGGATCTCGTGGTCGCTGGGCATGGCGGCGGCGGTCGCGCTGCAGCGGCCGTTCCGCAGCCGCGCGCTGTTCCGCACGCTGTTCCTCGTGCCGTACGCGCTGCCGGTGTACGCCGGCATCGTCACGTGGAACTTCATGCTCCAGCGCGACAACGGGGTCATCAACCACCTGCTCGTCGAGGACCTGGGGCTGATGCAGGACAAGCCGTTCTGGCTCATCGGCGGACGGGCGTTCGCGTCGATCGTCATCGTCGCGATCTGGCGGATGTGGCCGTTCGCGTTCCTCATGCTGACGGCCGGCCTGCAGTCCGTGCCGGACGACGTCTACGAGGCCGCGGCGATGGACGGCGCACACGCGTTCCGCTCCTGGTGGTCGATCACGCTGCCGATGCTGCGGCCGGTCAACCTCGTGCTCGTCCTGGTGATGTTCCTGTGGGTGTTCAACGACTTCAACACCCCGTACGTGCTGTTCGGCACCGCGCAGCCCGCGGCGGGCGACCTCATCTCGTTCCACATCTACAACGCGTCGTTCCTCACCTGGAACTTCGGCGCCGGGGCGGCGATGTCGGTGCTGCTGCTGCTGTTCCTGCTGCTCGTGACGGGCATCTACCTGATCACGATGAACCGGAGGTCGCGCCGTGCATGA
- a CDS encoding ABC transporter substrate-binding protein: protein MKLRHLAAASVPVLLLAACSGGGGGGGSASGGGDGDVTLTYWASNQGTSLDNDKEVLTPVLEQFTQDTGIGVDLEVIGWSDLQTRIQTAVTSGQAPDVVNIGNTWAVSLQATGAFMPLDDAAMDAIGGADKFVETALATGGEEGSDPTSVPLYGLAYGLYYNKAMFEAAGLEPPTTWEDMVAAAQALTDPAAGVYGMALAAGSYTENNHFAFINATQNGAELFDDEGNPTFTEDGVVDGIVRYLDLMQAEDVVNPGNAQYDNASLAVADFATGKAAMILNQNNANATIEANGMAPDAYGVVPFPAPSDAESDVASHVAGINISIFGNTEHPDEALQLVEYMTSEDVQTTLGKPFSSLPVLKDAEAVFTDDAELAETFTQIYNERSAPLPLVPAEDQFETTVGQAMNTMFATIATGGTVTADDVREAMQTAQDQVQASVG from the coding sequence GTGAAGCTTCGCCACCTCGCTGCAGCGTCCGTCCCCGTCCTGCTCCTCGCGGCCTGCTCGGGCGGGGGAGGTGGTGGCGGGTCGGCGTCCGGCGGCGGTGACGGGGACGTCACCCTCACCTACTGGGCCAGCAACCAGGGCACCAGCCTGGACAACGACAAGGAGGTGCTCACGCCGGTCCTCGAGCAGTTCACGCAGGACACGGGCATCGGCGTCGACCTCGAGGTCATCGGCTGGAGCGACCTGCAGACGCGCATCCAGACCGCCGTCACGTCCGGCCAGGCGCCCGACGTCGTCAACATCGGCAACACGTGGGCCGTCTCCCTGCAGGCCACGGGCGCGTTCATGCCCCTGGACGACGCCGCGATGGACGCCATCGGCGGGGCCGACAAGTTCGTCGAGACCGCGCTGGCCACCGGCGGCGAGGAGGGCAGCGACCCGACGTCCGTGCCGCTGTACGGGCTGGCCTACGGGCTCTACTACAACAAGGCGATGTTCGAGGCGGCGGGCCTCGAGCCGCCGACGACCTGGGAGGACATGGTCGCGGCCGCCCAGGCGCTCACCGACCCCGCCGCGGGCGTGTACGGCATGGCGCTGGCCGCGGGCAGCTACACCGAGAACAACCACTTCGCGTTCATCAACGCCACGCAGAACGGCGCCGAGCTCTTCGACGACGAGGGCAACCCGACCTTCACCGAGGACGGCGTGGTCGACGGCATCGTGCGCTACCTCGACCTCATGCAGGCCGAGGACGTCGTCAACCCCGGCAACGCGCAGTACGACAACGCGTCGCTCGCGGTCGCGGACTTCGCCACCGGCAAGGCCGCGATGATCCTCAACCAGAACAACGCCAACGCGACGATCGAGGCCAACGGCATGGCCCCCGACGCGTACGGGGTCGTGCCGTTCCCCGCGCCCTCCGACGCCGAGAGCGACGTGGCCAGCCACGTCGCGGGCATCAACATCTCGATCTTCGGCAACACCGAGCACCCGGACGAGGCGCTGCAGCTCGTCGAGTACATGACCAGCGAGGACGTGCAGACGACGCTCGGCAAGCCGTTCTCGTCGCTGCCCGTGCTCAAGGACGCCGAGGCCGTCTTCACCGACGACGCCGAGCTGGCCGAGACGTTCACGCAGATCTACAACGAGCGCTCCGCGCCGCTGCCGCTGGTGCCGGCCGAGGACCAGTTCGAGACGACGGTCGGGCAGGCCATGAACACGATGTTCGCGACCATCGCCACGGGCGGCACGGTCACCGCCGACGACGTCCGCGAGGCCATGCAGACGGCCCAGGACCAGGTCCAGGCGTCGGTCGGCTGA
- a CDS encoding LacI family DNA-binding transcriptional regulator produces the protein MAERVTIGDLAQRLGLSKASVSYALNGQPGVSEQTRARVLALARELQWYPSSSARTLSGARTGIVGLVLSRDPDLLGTEPYYMLVLSGIEAELIDAEYGLLLRMVGSEPGRDLPVYERWAGERRVDGVMLFDQRRDDPRIPLLRHLGLPAVLNGAAEPGSVLPTVVPDEHGDARQVVELLHGLGHRWIGHLTGPSGLLHEERRELLVRAAAARAGMAVESIEGDYTMGTAERLIGERLRHGPGPTAWVASNDVMALGAVRAAAREGVDVPGRLSVVSWDDSLLCEIGAPPITALDRHPRDFGRRCARALLAEIAGTPDDGTGARASELRVRSSTGPAAP, from the coding sequence ATGGCCGAGCGCGTGACCATCGGCGACCTCGCGCAGCGTCTCGGCCTGTCGAAGGCGTCGGTGTCGTACGCGCTCAACGGCCAGCCGGGCGTCAGCGAGCAGACGCGGGCGCGGGTGCTCGCGCTCGCGCGTGAGCTGCAGTGGTACCCGAGCTCGTCGGCGCGCACGCTGTCCGGAGCGCGCACGGGCATCGTGGGGCTGGTGCTGTCCCGGGACCCCGACCTGCTGGGCACCGAGCCCTACTACATGCTCGTCCTGTCGGGCATCGAGGCCGAGCTCATCGACGCCGAGTACGGCCTGCTGCTGCGCATGGTCGGCTCGGAGCCAGGGCGCGACCTGCCGGTCTACGAGCGGTGGGCCGGTGAGCGGCGCGTCGACGGCGTCATGCTCTTCGACCAGCGCCGCGACGACCCGCGCATCCCGCTCCTGCGCCACCTCGGGCTGCCCGCGGTGCTCAACGGCGCGGCCGAGCCGGGGTCGGTCCTGCCGACGGTCGTGCCCGACGAGCACGGCGACGCGCGGCAGGTCGTCGAGCTGCTGCACGGCCTGGGCCACCGGTGGATCGGGCACCTGACGGGCCCGTCCGGCCTGCTGCACGAGGAGCGCCGCGAGCTGCTGGTGCGTGCCGCGGCGGCCCGCGCCGGCATGGCCGTCGAGTCGATCGAGGGTGACTACACGATGGGGACGGCCGAGCGGCTGATCGGCGAGCGGCTGCGGCACGGGCCCGGTCCGACGGCGTGGGTCGCGTCGAACGACGTCATGGCGCTGGGGGCCGTGCGCGCGGCGGCCCGCGAGGGCGTCGACGTGCCCGGCCGGCTGTCCGTCGTCAGCTGGGACGACTCGCTGCTGTGCGAGATCGGCGCGCCGCCGATCACGGCGCTGGACCGCCATCCCCGCGACTTCGGCCGCCGGTGCGCGCGGGCGCTGCTGGCCGAGATCGCGGGGACCCCGGACGACGGCACCGGTGCGCGCGCGAGCGAGCTGCGCGTGCGGTCCAGCACGGGGCCTGCCGCGCCCTGA
- a CDS encoding ROK family transcriptional regulator yields MGEVNEYLVLEYVRDHRRTTRPDIARDLNLSQASVSRMVSRLIARGVLVESGDTSGSGGRPRVVLTLNVESACVVGIDLGGTKCHGALSGLDGKILAEEYVTVADAGGAFDALEWVWNAMRAAAAGRGVEISALAVGVPAVIDADTDLAVRGPNVGWAGFDLVDRVRAFGVPFVVDNDVNLAAIAEGEVGQAVGARDYAVLSIGTGLGGAVVSNGRLVRGRHHAAGEIGVLVPEVGMLADTRAGSVGGLESVLSGAAIAGRARALAAADPTARAELGDEPTAREVIAAGLAGRPHSKALLDDVVRALAQAVITFAAVTDPETVVIDGSVGRALAPLLDDVTRLVARHVETPPRLAVSDLGPNSTVRGALSGALHHLRLTDAPSVLGELTHEGGTPS; encoded by the coding sequence ATGGGCGAGGTGAACGAATACCTCGTGCTCGAGTACGTCCGCGACCACCGGCGGACCACCCGGCCCGACATCGCCCGCGATCTCAACCTGTCGCAGGCATCGGTCAGCCGGATGGTCTCCCGGCTCATCGCGCGCGGCGTCCTCGTCGAGTCGGGTGACACGTCCGGCTCCGGCGGTCGGCCGCGGGTCGTGCTCACCCTCAACGTGGAGAGCGCCTGCGTGGTGGGCATCGACCTGGGCGGCACCAAGTGCCACGGCGCCCTGAGCGGCCTCGACGGCAAGATCCTCGCCGAGGAGTACGTCACCGTCGCCGACGCCGGGGGCGCCTTCGACGCCCTCGAGTGGGTCTGGAACGCGATGCGCGCCGCCGCAGCCGGCCGCGGCGTCGAGATCAGTGCGCTCGCCGTCGGTGTGCCGGCCGTGATCGACGCGGACACGGACCTCGCCGTCCGTGGCCCCAACGTCGGCTGGGCAGGGTTCGACCTGGTCGACAGGGTGCGGGCGTTCGGTGTGCCGTTCGTGGTGGACAACGACGTCAACCTGGCCGCGATCGCCGAGGGAGAGGTCGGGCAGGCCGTCGGGGCACGCGACTACGCCGTCCTGTCGATCGGCACCGGGCTCGGCGGCGCGGTCGTCAGCAACGGCCGGCTCGTGCGCGGGCGTCATCACGCCGCCGGTGAGATCGGTGTGCTCGTCCCCGAGGTCGGCATGCTCGCCGACACGCGTGCGGGCAGCGTCGGCGGCCTCGAGTCCGTCCTGAGCGGCGCGGCCATCGCCGGGCGCGCTCGGGCGCTCGCCGCCGCCGACCCGACCGCGCGCGCCGAGCTCGGCGACGAGCCCACCGCGCGCGAGGTCATCGCCGCGGGCCTCGCCGGCCGCCCGCACAGCAAGGCCCTGCTCGACGACGTGGTGCGGGCGCTCGCGCAGGCCGTCATCACGTTCGCGGCCGTGACCGACCCCGAGACGGTCGTGATCGACGGCAGCGTCGGCCGCGCGCTGGCGCCGCTGCTCGACGACGTGACCCGCCTCGTCGCCCGTCACGTCGAGACCCCGCCCCGGCTGGCCGTCTCCGACCTGGGCCCCAACTCGACCGTCCGCGGCGCCCTCTCCGGGGCACTTCACCATCTGCGGCTGACCGACGCACCCTCCGTGCTCGGTGAGCTCACCCACGAAGGAGGGACCCCCTCATGA
- a CDS encoding ABC transporter permease, with protein MTVGLRWASRHALFLVFVVVVGALSIMSPTFRSVPNLVNIVEQQSIIGVVACGMLLMILLGGFDLSVGAVGAATSVIAAWTMSTSGIVPGVLASLALGAVIGLCNGLLIAKVGINPFVATLGMQSLITGVLFVFTDATPVYGVPEAFTVIGLGRIGAVPVAALIYAAVVLATWAMLRFTTLGHHIYAVGGSPEASRLAGIRVHRVTITAYVLGALAAAIGGLILLGQTSIGQPSAAQGWPLSAIAAVAIAGVALTGGSGGVGNVVIGTLLLGVVSNALNLFGISPYWQPAFTGAVIIGAVGIDMVQRRRRTS; from the coding sequence ATGACCGTCGGGCTCCGCTGGGCCTCACGTCACGCCCTGTTCCTGGTCTTCGTCGTCGTGGTCGGCGCCCTGTCGATCATGTCGCCGACGTTCCGTTCGGTGCCGAACCTCGTCAACATCGTCGAGCAGCAGTCGATCATCGGCGTGGTCGCCTGTGGCATGCTGCTGATGATCCTGCTGGGCGGCTTCGACCTGTCCGTGGGGGCCGTGGGCGCGGCGACGTCCGTGATCGCGGCGTGGACCATGTCGACGAGCGGGATCGTGCCGGGGGTGCTGGCCTCGCTCGCGCTCGGTGCGGTGATCGGCCTGTGCAACGGGCTGCTCATCGCCAAGGTCGGCATCAACCCGTTCGTCGCCACCCTGGGCATGCAGTCGCTCATCACCGGCGTGCTCTTCGTGTTCACCGACGCCACCCCGGTGTACGGGGTCCCCGAGGCGTTCACGGTCATCGGGCTCGGTCGGATCGGTGCCGTCCCCGTGGCGGCCCTGATCTACGCGGCGGTCGTCCTCGCCACGTGGGCGATGCTGCGCTTCACGACGCTCGGCCACCACATCTACGCCGTGGGCGGCTCACCGGAGGCGAGCCGGCTGGCCGGCATCCGCGTCCACCGCGTCACCATCACCGCCTACGTCCTCGGTGCGCTGGCGGCTGCGATCGGTGGCCTGATCCTGCTCGGCCAGACGTCCATCGGGCAGCCGAGCGCCGCGCAGGGCTGGCCGCTCTCGGCCATCGCGGCCGTGGCCATCGCCGGGGTGGCGCTCACCGGCGGCTCGGGCGGCGTCGGCAACGTCGTGATCGGCACCCTGCTGCTCGGTGTGGTGTCGAACGCCCTCAACCTGTTCGGCATCTCCCCGTACTGGCAGCCGGCGTTCACCGGCGCCGTGATCATCGGCGCCGTGGGCATCGACATGGTGCAGCGCCGACGCCGGACCTCGTGA
- a CDS encoding sugar ABC transporter substrate-binding protein, protein MRTTPRFRRSAAVMVAAVTALGLAACSSTDTPATADEATAGSDDTLVIGSMLWNASVPFYSNFIKGQEEAADELGVTLKMVDGKGDLGAQVAGVQQLVTQGVDAILVTASDAKGISPAVKQAVAAGIPVFAVNNRVDDAAGAVTFIGADDVEFGRQQAHLLVEQVGEDADVAYMAGALGTSAQLLRQQGFDEVLADYPGIRVVDTQTNNWDAAEALTVVQDWLNKYPEGSLDAVVAQGPETANAAKYASDRGRTDIRFILGDFPVEVREGILAGYVAGSVNQDPYPQGTRSVEAAVQWLTGEKDKVTQPNEYLPLPIVTKANVEDHAAAWGE, encoded by the coding sequence ATGCGCACCACCCCCCGGTTCCGTCGCAGTGCGGCCGTCATGGTCGCGGCCGTCACCGCGCTCGGCCTTGCCGCCTGCTCGTCCACGGACACCCCCGCCACCGCCGACGAGGCGACCGCGGGCTCGGACGACACGCTCGTCATCGGCTCGATGCTGTGGAACGCGTCCGTGCCGTTCTACTCGAACTTCATCAAGGGCCAGGAGGAGGCCGCCGACGAGCTCGGTGTGACCCTCAAGATGGTCGACGGCAAGGGTGACCTCGGTGCCCAGGTCGCCGGCGTGCAGCAGCTCGTCACCCAGGGGGTCGACGCGATCCTGGTGACGGCGTCCGACGCCAAGGGCATCTCGCCGGCGGTCAAGCAGGCCGTCGCAGCGGGCATCCCGGTGTTCGCGGTGAACAACCGGGTCGACGACGCCGCCGGCGCGGTCACCTTCATCGGGGCGGACGACGTCGAGTTCGGGCGTCAGCAGGCGCACCTCCTGGTCGAGCAGGTCGGTGAGGACGCCGACGTGGCCTACATGGCCGGTGCCCTCGGCACGAGCGCCCAGCTGCTGCGCCAGCAGGGCTTCGACGAGGTCCTCGCCGACTACCCCGGGATCCGCGTCGTCGACACGCAGACCAACAACTGGGACGCTGCCGAGGCGCTCACCGTGGTGCAGGACTGGCTGAACAAGTACCCGGAGGGTTCGCTCGACGCCGTCGTCGCGCAGGGGCCCGAGACGGCCAACGCCGCCAAGTACGCGAGCGACCGCGGACGGACCGACATCCGCTTCATCCTCGGGGACTTCCCCGTCGAGGTGCGTGAGGGCATCCTCGCCGGCTACGTCGCCGGCAGCGTGAACCAGGACCCGTACCCGCAGGGGACGCGCTCGGTCGAGGCTGCCGTGCAGTGGCTGACCGGCGAGAAGGACAAGGTCACGCAGCCCAACGAGTACCTGCCGCTGCCGATCGTCACCAAGGCCAACGTGGAGGACCACGCAGCCGCCTGGGGCGAGTGA
- a CDS encoding sugar ABC transporter ATP-binding protein, with translation MTETTPVLVMRGIRKSFAGNEVLHGVDLEVRPGEIHALVGHNGAGKSTLIKVLGGVYADYSGDIVLGGAPTRFAQPQDSLAAGVAVIHQEFSLVPEFDAAQNLALGHEPRRRVGLVDHRATQAQGKALLERLGLTVPLGVPSRDLSVAHQQLTEIAKSLSRDARILVMDEPTSRLARAEREALFAIMRSVSARGVGIIYISHFLDEVLAVADRVTVLRDGTAVTTCPAGELTVDSLAEHIVGQSIADRAPNAAGDDAAPVVLELEQFGQRGRRGATLQVRAGQVLGLAGLVGSGRSSFLESLCAARPAQGSMRLGGAPVRFGSPADAAARGVVLVPEDRKHKGVIMQRGVDENIVLTALSRKYARKGVVRGGLRRRAVRASIQRFGIRTPSPESPIAALSGGNQQKTLIARASEADPVVLLLDQPTAGVDIGAKGEIYAQVRALAAQGVACVVASDELEELLVLCDDIAVVRSGQIGPAQRVADLDEPTLLAQISSKGDHA, from the coding sequence ATGACGGAGACGACGCCCGTGCTCGTGATGCGAGGCATCCGCAAGAGCTTCGCGGGCAACGAGGTGCTCCACGGCGTGGACCTGGAGGTCAGGCCAGGGGAGATCCACGCCCTGGTCGGCCACAACGGGGCCGGCAAGAGCACGCTCATCAAGGTCCTCGGCGGTGTCTACGCGGACTACAGCGGGGACATCGTCCTGGGCGGTGCGCCCACGCGGTTCGCGCAGCCGCAGGACTCGTTGGCCGCGGGCGTCGCCGTCATCCACCAGGAGTTCTCGCTCGTGCCGGAGTTCGACGCGGCCCAGAACCTGGCGCTGGGGCACGAGCCCCGGCGCCGGGTCGGGCTCGTCGACCACCGCGCCACGCAGGCGCAGGGCAAGGCCCTGCTCGAGCGGCTGGGGCTCACCGTGCCCCTGGGTGTGCCGTCGCGCGACCTGAGCGTGGCGCACCAGCAGCTCACCGAGATCGCCAAGTCCCTGAGCCGTGACGCGCGGATCCTCGTGATGGACGAGCCGACGTCCCGGCTGGCCCGTGCCGAGCGCGAGGCGCTGTTCGCGATCATGCGGAGTGTCAGCGCCCGCGGCGTCGGCATCATCTACATCAGCCACTTCCTCGACGAGGTGCTCGCTGTCGCGGACCGTGTGACGGTGCTGCGGGACGGCACCGCGGTCACCACGTGCCCGGCGGGCGAGCTGACGGTCGACAGCCTCGCCGAGCACATCGTGGGGCAGTCGATCGCGGACCGGGCGCCGAACGCGGCCGGCGACGACGCGGCGCCCGTGGTGCTGGAGCTCGAGCAGTTCGGGCAGCGGGGACGCCGCGGCGCCACGCTGCAGGTGCGTGCCGGGCAGGTCCTCGGGCTCGCCGGGCTCGTCGGGTCGGGGCGTTCGTCGTTCCTCGAGTCCCTGTGCGCGGCTCGCCCCGCGCAGGGGTCGATGCGCCTGGGCGGTGCCCCCGTCAGGTTCGGCTCCCCGGCCGATGCCGCGGCACGCGGCGTGGTCCTCGTCCCCGAGGACCGCAAGCACAAGGGCGTCATCATGCAGCGCGGCGTCGACGAGAACATCGTGCTGACGGCGCTGTCGCGCAAGTACGCCCGCAAGGGCGTCGTGCGTGGAGGGCTGCGGCGACGTGCGGTGCGTGCGTCGATCCAGCGCTTCGGGATCCGCACGCCGTCACCCGAGAGCCCGATCGCGGCGCTCTCGGGCGGCAACCAGCAGAAGACCCTCATCGCTCGCGCGAGCGAGGCCGACCCGGTGGTGCTGCTGCTCGACCAGCCGACCGCGGGGGTGGACATCGGTGCCAAGGGCGAGATCTACGCCCAGGTGCGGGCGCTCGCCGCGCAGGGCGTCGCCTGCGTCGTCGCCAGCGACGAGCTCGAGGAGCTCCTCGTGCTGTGCGACGACATCGCGGTCGTGCGGTCGGGCCAGATCGGCCCCGCCCAGCGTGTCGCCGACCTCGACGAGCCCACGCTCCTCGCCCAGATCAGCTCGAAGGGAGATCACGCATGA
- a CDS encoding SIS domain-containing protein, translating to MTDQTIPGALMRAEIAEQPERWLELGAAGVGDAARLVRERGVDAVTFAARGTSDHAAVYGQYLVQTQLGIPAHMATPSMATVYQRDVTSPSTLVVALSQSGRSPDLVETVRSARRSACPTLAITNDPSSPLATGADVHVPIRAGAELSVAATKSYTGELLALYLWVQELLGTPPEVVTARVADVARAGRALHERARGWARRVALELGDADRALVLGRGYGLATAREAALKLTETCAVAASGWSAADAKHGPLAQVVAGTPVFCLRGATVGRESVEALMPDLRARGARLWSTWAAPEAGGDAGPDDLVLPSGVADELVPLLEIIPFQLLALELSLVRGMDPDRPRGLTKVTLTS from the coding sequence TTGACTGACCAGACCATTCCGGGCGCGCTCATGCGCGCCGAGATCGCCGAGCAGCCCGAGCGCTGGCTCGAGCTCGGCGCGGCGGGCGTCGGGGACGCCGCACGTCTGGTGCGCGAGCGCGGGGTGGACGCCGTGACGTTCGCCGCCCGCGGGACGAGCGACCACGCGGCGGTCTACGGCCAGTACCTGGTCCAGACGCAGCTGGGGATCCCCGCGCACATGGCGACCCCGAGCATGGCTACGGTGTACCAGCGGGACGTGACCAGCCCGTCGACCCTCGTGGTGGCGCTCTCGCAGTCGGGCCGGTCGCCCGACCTCGTCGAGACGGTCCGCAGCGCGCGGCGCAGCGCCTGCCCCACCCTCGCGATCACGAACGACCCGTCGTCGCCGCTGGCGACGGGTGCCGACGTGCACGTCCCGATCCGTGCGGGCGCGGAGCTCTCGGTCGCCGCGACCAAGAGCTACACCGGTGAGCTGCTGGCCCTGTACCTGTGGGTGCAGGAGCTGCTGGGGACACCGCCCGAGGTCGTCACGGCACGGGTCGCGGACGTCGCACGTGCCGGACGCGCGCTGCACGAGCGCGCGCGGGGGTGGGCCCGGCGCGTCGCGCTCGAGCTCGGGGACGCCGACCGCGCACTGGTCCTGGGTCGCGGCTACGGCCTGGCGACGGCCCGCGAGGCCGCGCTCAAGCTCACCGAGACGTGCGCGGTCGCGGCGTCGGGGTGGAGCGCCGCCGACGCCAAGCACGGCCCGCTCGCTCAGGTCGTGGCCGGTACCCCGGTCTTCTGCCTGCGTGGCGCCACCGTCGGACGCGAGTCCGTGGAGGCGCTGATGCCGGACCTGCGTGCACGCGGCGCCCGGCTCTGGTCCACGTGGGCGGCGCCCGAGGCGGGCGGCGACGCCGGTCCGGACGACCTCGTGCTCCCCTCCGGGGTGGCCGACGAGCTCGTGCCGCTGCTCGAGATCATCCCGTTCCAGCTGCTCGCGCTCGAGCTCTCGCTCGTTCGCGGGATGGACCCCGACCGCCCTCGCGGGCTGACGAAGGTGACGCTCACGTCCTGA
- a CDS encoding SCO4848 family membrane protein gives MELPLVWSLVLVVAGIWNLVVWPQFWQRVSADPRARDADGNVTRFFTVHLVLVAVSLALGIAVGVLGLVTLL, from the coding sequence GTGGAGCTCCCCCTCGTCTGGTCCCTGGTCCTCGTCGTCGCCGGCATCTGGAACCTCGTCGTGTGGCCGCAGTTCTGGCAGCGCGTCAGCGCCGACCCGCGCGCGCGGGACGCCGACGGCAACGTGACCCGGTTCTTCACCGTCCACCTCGTGCTCGTGGCCGTCTCGCTCGCGCTCGGCATCGCGGTCGGTGTGCTGGGCCTCGTCACCCTCCTGTAG